From the Hevea brasiliensis isolate MT/VB/25A 57/8 chromosome 15, ASM3005281v1, whole genome shotgun sequence genome, one window contains:
- the LOC110633266 gene encoding probable transmembrane ascorbate ferrireductase 3, whose amino-acid sequence MDTVVTYHYRRSASRLTLVAQLFGILAFILMLIWLLHYRGGIEYDSDNIDRVFNVHPFMMFCGFIFLVGQAMMVYKTVPASHNVQKFIHMTLHLTAICLGIVGIAAVFKFHDMVNSEDVYTLHSWIGIGTFCLFGLQWLFGLFTFVTPQPSQTKQSMLPWHICGGRALLYMAISAALTGLMEKSTFSQQKHTRENHFLNFTGLFILLFGIFVDLSVALARYV is encoded by the exons ATGGACACTGTAGTCACCTATCACTACAGGCGATCCGCCTCTCGCCTAACATTAGTTGCACAATTGTTCGGCATCTtggctttcattctcatgctcaTTTGGTTGTTGCATTATCGAGGAGGAATTGAGTATGATTCTGACAATATCGATCGCGTTTTCAAT GTTCATCCGTTCATGATGTTTTGTGGATTCATCTTTCTTGTTGGTCAAG cgATGATGGTATACAAGACAGTACCCGCGTCACACAATGTGCAGAAATTTATTCACATGACACTTCACCTAACCGCTATATGCCTTGGAATTGTTGGGATTGCTGCTGTTTTCAAGTTTCATGACATGGTAAACTCAGAGGATGTTTATACCTTGCATTCGTGGATTGGGATAGGCACCTTCTGCTTGTTTGGCTTGCAGTGGCTCTTTGGACTGTTCACATTTGTAACTCCACAACCTTCGCAAACTAAGCAAAGTATGCTTCCATGGCACATCTGTGGTGGTAGGGCACTCCTCTACATGGCCATTTCTGCTGCTCTTACAGGGTTGATGGAGAAATCTACATTCTCGCAGCAAAAGCATACTCGTGAAAATCATTTCTTAAACTTCACCGGATTATTCATCCTCCTCTTTGGCATCTTCGTCGACCTCTCGGTTGCTCTCGCCCGTTACGTGTGA